The DNA sequence gagtgcaaaagttcaggtgtgggggaatttgatcagtgcattttgatgcacgttcctttatgtttgtacttaggcatttctatggtttgctttgtttatttttctattttgttatgtttttatattttaatttatttttattgttatttgattttcgcactttattttcagcattagtagtctgcactaaaatgatcataagtggagctccgggaatccgattgaggcgttctaataatcgccggaaagctaaaagaaagagctacaactttcgtgttggagtcaaagtcatattcggagcgcatattttccagaatttcgtttgaagctgcatcattaattttatttagttttggatcgttagttttgggcctgagttatgtttgtttgacccagttgggttatgacccgaattattgtttctcccatttacctaggtctggccgcTAATGTTCGTTGTTACGTTTTTATTATTCAAGAAATTATGAGTCAAGCTTGTACGAAttccatggagaactaattcctttgagacaaTTTGTTGTATTCAGGAATAGATAATCCGCTTAGGAGGTTGGAATTACAATAatcaatgatagataggaaccgaatcagcaaattgtcgttttagcttattttataatcacttattttaatctcttatttgctctattgttcataaatcgatctaaaaccataaaccccaattttatttatattagttaataacaaaataagaatccttgtgatacgactcgAGTCAATGTCGCTATATTAcgtttacaaaatactcgtttttgatccgcgcgcgacagtggACCAGTAACTCCTCAAATAAAGTCTCCATGTTTGTCATAAAATACATGGTTAAGTGATGAAAACATCATAACCTTTGCTTCCATTTTTCCCAATTCATAGCTACTTGATTTAAGTTATTGCGATAAGATATCTGAAAGTATTGTCATGTTTTAAGTACGTGTTGCAAAATTAGGCATTTGAATTTAGCCTATTATTCAAATGTGAAGCAATTTGGAATCAACTTTGAAGCTCCTAAATTGGAGTGGTTAAACTTGTCATTTACCAAGGTTAATAATGAAACATCTTAGCAAGTGCAAAACtccattgaaggagaagaagaaaagctCAGTTGCACGTaggagaaagaaagagagaaagagagagcaaAGCTATAATCTTGATTCAATGAATGATGAGTTAGTTACAAAGACTTAAATATATACAACAAACTGTAACTAACAAATATAGTGTATAATCACATGTAAGGTGATGTAGAATAAGCCTCGTGGACACTCACGTATAACATGCAGATAAACTCATGCAACGTGTACTTTTTTCCTTTATTCAGCTTTATGGTCTTCATCTGTTAATATCCCCCCACAAGCTTGAGGTTGGTAGATATCCACCAAGCCAAGCTTGCCCAAGAAATCATGAAATGGTCGTGGACCAAGCACCTTGGTAAACACATCTGTAACCTGATCAGAAGACCGAACGAGGAGTAAACGCATAACCCCAACTAGGAGTTTCTCACGGACCAAATGACAATCATTGTCAAGATGCTTCGTACGCTCATGGAACACGGGATTAGAGGAAATTTGGATAGCACTTTGATTGTCGCAGTATAAAACGGAAGTCTAGAGGGATGTTGGTGGAGATCATGTAACAAAAAACACATCCACTGAAGCTCACGAGTGGCAGAGGCTAGTGCACGATATTCAGCTTTTATGGAGGAGCAGCTAACAGTTGGTTTCTTATTGGATTTCCAAGATACCAACGAGTCTCCAATGAAGAAGCAATAGCCAGAAATGGATCTTCGGGTTTCAACACAACCGCCCCAGTCAGCATCACTGAAGCCAAGAATTTGTAAGGCAGATGAAGAAGAGAGGAACACACCACGTGCAGGAGAACATATAAGATATCGTAGGACACGTAAAGCAGCTCGATAGTGTGCCTCAGTAAGAGCTCTCATGAATTGACTAAGTTATTGGGTGGCAAATGCAATATCCGGACGAGTTGTGGTGAGGTAAATCAAACGACCAACAAGTCTCTGATATGCCGTAATATCTGAAAAAATAGATCCCTTATCTTGGTGAAGACGGATGGATGCATCCAAAGGACTATAAACAGGCTTACACCCTGTAAGACCAACATCTTAAAGTAAATCCAGACAATATTTCCGTTGGCAAAGTGTAATGCCTGAAGAAGATCGAGCAACCTCGAGCCCTAAGAAGAATTTCAATGTGCCCAGGTCCTTAATACAAAAAGTGCTATGCAAAGCTTGCTTTAATTCCTTGAAAACATCCAGAGAAGTACCAGCCAGAATAATATCATCCACGTATACAAGCAAAGCAGTGAAGGAAGTAGAACAAGATTTAATGAAGAGTGTATGGTCAGCTGCAGCATGTTTGAATCCTTGCGCCATAAGAAAAGTGGTGAGTTTCTCAAACCACTGCCTACTTGCCTGCTTCAAGCCATAAAGGGACTTGGTAAGTTTGCATACTTGACCAGGTTTTGGAGCCATAACATCTTGTGGAACTCGCATATAGACAGATTCATGTAAGTCTCCGTGCAAGAAAACATTGTTGACATCTAATTGATGTAGATGCCAACCATGAATAGCAGCTAAATCCAGAAGAACTCTTACTATAGTCATTTTTGCAACTGGAGAGAAGGTTTCAAGATAGTCCAAGCCTTTAGTTTGGTTGAAaccttgagcaacaagacgggctTTAAAACGCTCAATGGTGCCATCAGCATGCCTTTTAACTTTATAAACCCATTTGCTGCCAATGGTAGATGCACCTTGAGGAAGATCCACAAATTCCCAGGTGCGATTGTTATTGAGAGCCTCAATTTCAGTTTGCATTGCCTGAACCCATCTAGGATCTTTGGAAGCAGCCATGTAATTGTGAGGTTCAATATCAGATGATAGTGACATAATGTATGCTTGATGATTAGGCGAAATTTTGGAATAAGAAAGACACTTTTCAATAGGATAATGACACTGCACACCATTTGAGTCACAAACATAATCCCTAAGATGTGTAGGTGTTTTTGTCACTCGACTAGACTTTCTAGTTGACTCAAGGGGATTATGATCATTAGATGAAGGAGAAGCATCGGGCAAAGCATGAGAAGTAGACACAGGATTTTGCACTATGGAAACATCTAAGGAAATGTGATCAGATGCAACAagggattcatcatttgattctGGAATCTCTTCAGTGATGGAATCAGATGGGGGTGCATGAACAGAATCAGGTGAAGAATCATGAGTAGACTCTTTTCCAATGCTATTATCTAATGATTGATCAATGTATATATCTGTATGGATGTGTGACTCAGATGACTCAAGAAAAGGGAATGTCATATCCAAAAACTTAACATTCCTAGAAACAAATATGCCATGTGTGCTAATGTCTAAAAGGATGAAACCTTTCATACCTGCCTTATACCCCAAGAAAGCACATTTCCTTGCTCTTGAATCAAATTTGTGCCTATTGTTGGGAAGTGTAGAAGCATAGCTTAGACAGCCAAATACTTTCAAGGTACTCAAATCAGGAATTGTCCCATATAGGAGTTCAAATGACGATTTGTTGCTCAGCAATTTGGTTGGAATTCTGTTCATGAGGTACACTGCATGAACCACTGCATATGACCAAAACTGTTTTGGCAAATTTGATTGAAACATAAGGGCACGGCTTATGTTAAGAATGTGTTGATGTCGTCTCTCAACTCTCCCATATTGCTGAGGTGTGTACACCAAGCTTCTTTGATGCACAATTCCTTTTGAGTCATAAAACTTTGGCAGCATCAATTCAGAGCCATTATCACTTCTAATGACTTTGATCTTCTTGCTGAATTGAGTTTCAACCATGTTGACAAACTCCATTATCCTTGTGCCAACTTCAACTTTGGATTTTAACATCACAACCCAAACATGTCTGCTATGGTCATCCAAGATAGTAAGGAAATATTTAAAACCATGGACTGAAACAGTGCTAAAAGGGCCACAAATGTTAATATGAATCAAATCAAAAATATTACAAGCATTGTTATTACTAATGGGAAATGGTAAACGCTTTTGTCTAGCTTGTTGACACACATCACAAGCTTTATGAATGCTATTGGGAATTTAGCTATATTTTGTGCTAATACATTGCATTCTATCATGAGATAGATGCCCTAATCTCAAATGCCAAAGAATGGCAGGGGCagtttcttcattctttttgCTTGTGAAAGTACTTGATACAAAGCCTTCCTTGCTACTTCTGTGGTTGTGATCCTTCTCCAATCCCAAGTAGTATAGTCCATCTAGCTCACTAGCTGAACCAATCCTCTTCAAATCCCTCTTTGCCTGTATAATGCATCTATTAGTTTCAAAAACTAGAGTGCAGTCTTGTTCTTTACAAAGTTTGGAAACAGAAATCAAATTTACTTCAAACTTTGGTAAAAATAGAACTACTTATATGACAAAATCTTCAGATATCTTAACATCTCCACATATAGATGTTGTTATAAAATTTCCATTTGGAAGATTCACTATAACAGGATCAATCTTACTATGTTTTAAAATCTTCAGACTTTTGCAACTTTTACTTGAAAATTGTTTTTATGTCGCAAACAGAGGAGTGAACCATGTGGTAGAAAACTGCACACAATTGAGAGAGATCAATTTGAACCAATGCTTTAAAGTGAATTCTATGGTTGTTTACCAAATGATGTTTTCAAGGCCATCATTGAGAAAGATAATTGATCCATcggattaattttttttttttagaaagcaagagatTTCATTAATGCGAGAACAAAGGGTTCTCGAAGCCTTTACAAAGAAAATCGGAAGCGCCGACAAAAAAGAGAGAAATTACcaaccaattacaattacgagAGGAAATACATAGGATCCATACAAAACTCGTAAAAAGAGTAATTGGGGTGAGTAATTTTCCCGCAAAACGACCACTTCCAAACCGATAACTTAATGTCCCAAACAATATTATTCACATTCCAAGGCTCCTTACGAAAGCACCAACCATTCCTAACCGACCACAAAATCCAAGTTATAGCCAACCAAACCACATTCAATTTCCTACCATTTGCTTTCTTCCTATAAAAATAAGAGTGCCATTCCATAAAAGACGACAAACACTCCTCCTCTACATTATCTTCTTTACCCACCCAAATAGCTATTTCTCTCCAAATATACTTTACCACCCCACAATCAAAAAAATAGTGATTTCTACTTTCCACACCATAATCACAAAATGTACATTTTAATTCATTCATAGGAAAAGACATACCTCTCCTCTCCAAAAGATCTTTCATAGGTAGCCTATTATGAAGTAATCTCCACCCAAAAGCCTTTATCTTAAACGGAACTTCCATCTTCCACAAAATACCAAAAGCTTCCTCATGTCTATTTGAAGGACCAAACGGAATGCGTAAATTCTCATAAAAAGCATAACAAGAAGCTACCGAAAAAACCTTTTCCGGATTTCCCCTCCACACAACTTCATCTTTCCCTTCCTTCCAAccatcaaactcccccaaacacCCCCTCAAAGACAAGATATTCGAATAAAGACCGTTATTCCCCTCAATGGAACCGGAAATACCAAAATCTCCCCATTGCCACACACCATTAACCCAACCACCCATAGAGGCTACCGACACATTTTTAAGACTAGAAGCAATAAATAAATTCGGAAATACCTCTTTTAGGGCTTTGTCATCCAACCACGGTGCTTCCCAAAAAGGCGAATTAAATCCGTCATGAACTATAAATCTACCGTAGGCAACAATTGGATCATCAATAGAATTGGAGATAATTTTTAAAATGTCCCTCCACCATAAAATGTCCATCGGATTAATGTTTCGTGGATTCATAGTGCTAGTATCATGAAACAATTCTACTCAAGGTTGAATGATGAATGAACTCTAGAAGGTGTTTTTTGTTTTCCAACTTACTTCAAAAAAATTGTGTATATGCTCATCAGATTGTTCGTGATAATTATTAAGTTTTTATGTTATGCAATTTCAAATTGTATTCTTTCATTGCTTTGTTATGAATTATATTTCTATGATAACATTCTGTCTCTTACTGGATAGGTTAATAATTTTATCGGTCTCTCATATTTATGCTTAGTTAGTACTTAGTTTACTGTATTCGCTTAATACCAAAAAAACAACGCATTTATTTCCCATATTGAAACAATATGACAGGTTTAATTCACAATATGTCAATTACTCAAATTTATTTCCCATTCAAAACTGTTATTTGGATACACTGAGCAAACACAATTGGCTGCATTAGGCCAACATACATTCTAATAACTTCTGTTGTTGAAGCATACATTCTAAACACAATTGGCTGCATTAGGCAAACACTATTACTCACTATAGCCCGGTAACTTTTATCTTTTACTAATCATCCATATTTTAAGCAAATTGGATACTCCTTTCCATAAGAACATACCTTGGAATTTGGATACTCCTTATCTCCTTAATCACCTTTGACGGGGCTTTATAGAAACTCAACGTGGACATAGAAATAGAATTCAAGACTGAATTTAACAGAATAACTCTCCTGTCCAGAGAAAGATTTCTCGCTTTCCAACTAGATAGCCTcttcctcaaattaatcaaaacTTCCTAGCCCATAAACACGCACCTCGGGCTATCACCAACCAACACTCCAAAGAATTTAAAAGGCAGATTACTAATGTTACACGATAAGAATTGGAGTATGTGTCAATTAGTATTTGTTCTGTGTTGTAATTGAAGTATGTGTGAGTATCTGATATGAATATCCATATAACAGTGACACACATAGTCACATTCAGTcattttaatgtttatttttggGATTCTAAGGCCTAAAATCAACACAAGAAGGTGTCATTGCTGTTCTCAAGAATAGTCTTATAAATGTTAGCCAACACTAACAGTGACAGTAAGCATTCCAAAAAAGATTAAATGATCGGTAGATCATATAACTCATTAATTCCAAATTATCATCAACCTCAAACTAATAAAGAACTTACTCcagaaaattttataaattaaaatgacataTAACACCAAACTACTCGCATTGGTTATATGTATAGTTATGTCAAAATCTTACGAAATTATAAATACAATTACaccttaaaaattaaaataacttaaagaagtaaatatgaaaacaaataacattttaaattcTAGAGTTCAAAATACAAGGCACCCATCACGCGAGTAGAGTTTCCTCTTGTTGTGGTAAAGTGAAATATATAACTTTCTTAATGATGGTCTCGAAAATATCACCTCGTCAACAATGTTGGGAAGCAGTTTACGACAATTTACCAAATCAATCTCTCTAAGTTGCGTGCAGTTGTTTACGACATGCATAATTCCATTATTTGTCACCTCATAACAACTTTTTAGTAACAGTTGCAAAAGTCCAGAACAACTCTTCGAGATTGCATAAAGTGTTTCATCGTCAATACTTGTAAATGACAAGTTCAACACCTTCAATTTAGGAATTTCAAAGTTCAATTCATGCAACTTCACTTGTTCACAGCTAGCTAAGTTCAAATATCGAATCTTACTACATCTCCTTAAAACTTGATAAATACCTTCATCAGATATGTTATGGCACTTGCTCAAATCAAGCCGCTCTAAATTGGGAAAAATGGAAGCAAACATTTTGATGCTTTCATCTCTTAGATGTGTATTAGCCAAATGGAGAGACTTTAATTGGGGGCGTACAACAAAATCCTTCAAAGAATTGGAATTCACTATATCCTCTTTCCCGATATTTGTGTAGCACATTTTGATCTGAGTGAGCGAAGGACACTTACGAACGAGGGAAAACAAAGTTGATTCTGTGAGCATCGTCCGAAAACTAAGGTTTATAGACACTAAACGACCCAACAATAAAGACAAGTCCATAACATGTTGGTCATTCCAAACATCAGCATGCCTTAAAAGATTTAAATGTTGTATAGATGGGCATCTCAACATCACAAGCTCTTCAAGTAACTCAGAATTCTTGGATAAATGTAAAAGGCATTGGTCGTCGATATTGTTATGACGAGAGATATTAATCTTGCGGAggttaggaaacaccattggcgTAGTAGAATTTACCTTAACATTCCTAATGCCAAAATCACTCTGATGTTTTTCATCGTTATCGATGTCAAGTTCTTGAAGGAAAGGAAAGCATTCAGAGATAAGATACAGGTCGTCAATATGGAGAGAAGAAATGCGGGAACAAACGAGAGAGGTTATTGTTGTAATATTTCTAGAGAAAACTCTCAAGCCGTGTGCGGGAATGGTGGGTTGGTTGGAGATATTGAGCGAGGTTAGTTTCAATGGAAAACGAGAGATTTGGACGAGAAGGTCGTTGATGTCTCCCAAGAACCATGATAGGTCGAGAGAGATGAGATTGGTGAACCTTGGAAAGAGACGAGGGAGTAAAGGGAGTGTTGGATTCCAGACGGTGAGAGAGAACCGGAGACGGTTGGTAATGGAGAGAAACTGCTTGGAGACGAGGGAAAGAGATTTGAAGTGGCGACGGTTGTCATCTTCGTCGTCGTCGAAGATGAATTTGAAAACATATTGCCAGCAATCATCGTCTAAATATAAATCTGTTGAAAATTTTGGTTTCGGAGTTTTGAATAACAATCCCTTGAGTTTGAATACAAATCTCTTAAGTTTCAACATGTTGAGGACGTAGGTTTTGTGAATGAGTAGTGCTGCCGGTGGTTTTTTTGCATTCTATTAGGGTTTAGGTATCAGTACTGTTAAGAGTACATGCTTCTGcattaactaaataatttatattaattatgataaatCTATTTATTTGATAaactaataaaaatttaatttaactttaataagtataaaataaaatacgtTTAGTTTGTTATACATACATTATTgttaaaatgaaatataatataattaatgtGGTGATACTACTGAATTAATATATCATCTCAATATTAAAGAagaatcaaattcaaaatcagCAAAATTGAATTTGAGTCATCATTAATCCagattattttattcaaaaaaattattttaaatcataataGTAAAGTTACAAAGATTTCTTGATATTTtgagtaatttaattttaataaggtTGGCATGAAATTTAGAAAAACTATTGTTACAAATGTACCTATTGTAATAtccatataatttttatataacatTAATATAGTTTATTAtcttataatataataaatagctTATAAATATTAGTGtaaaaaatagaaaggaaaaaaatttatttatttattttatgttactTATTAAAGAATATGGGACAAAATGTTAACACACTTCattctaaataaaaatagaagtctgggcttaggccctcttgtaataaaaaaaaatagaagtatTTAATTTAaagtaatgctaacgagtgcctcaggggcactggttaagagattaaaaagataaattgagcttttttttaataagcaattgaatataagatatcgcactagaGGTGCAACCCTTAATACACTAGAgagttttgttacaaagtaatggcaatttataccaatcataaaaatttatCCTACTAGGAAGTTCCTTGTTACTAGCCCACCTCCAtgaaaaaaacatgatatttgataTCACTTCGTCGAAGCTAAAGGTACCGCCATCAAAGATTATTGTATTTCTCATATTCCAAGTACACCAAATTAAGGCTATCcaaattgaatttagaataactTTAATGTTGGTGTTTTTCACCTTTTCTTGGATGCTCCCGAAATTCTTGAACTCCTCTAAAGAAAGCTTGAATTCATTCCCCAACCACATATGAATTCTATTCCACACCGCCTTTGTAGCATGGCAATGGAAAAAAAGATGTTCCAAAGTTTCCGGATTATTTGAACAAAAAAGGCAATCTATGGAAGAA is a window from the Vicia villosa cultivar HV-30 ecotype Madison, WI unplaced genomic scaffold, Vvil1.0 ctg.000318F_1_1_1, whole genome shotgun sequence genome containing:
- the LOC131626683 gene encoding SCF E3 ubiquitin ligase complex F-box protein grrA-like, translated to MLKLKRFVFKLKGLLFKTPKPKFSTDLYLDDDCWQYVFKFIFDDDEDDNRRHFKSLSLVSKQFLSITNRLRFSLTVWNPTLPLLPRLFPRFTNLISLDLSWFLGDINDLLVQISRFPLKLTSLNISNQPTIPAHGLRVFSRNITTITSLVCSRISSLHIDDLYLISECFPFLQELDIDNDEKHQSDFGIRNVKVNSTTPMVFPNLRKINISRHNNIDDQCLLHLSKNSELLEELVMLRCPSIQHLNLLRHADVWNDQHVMDLSLLLGRLVSINLSFRTMLTESTLFSLVRKCPSLTQIKMCYTNIGKEDIVNSNSLKDFVVRPQLKSLHLANTHLRDESIKMFASIFPNLERLDLSKCHNISDEGIYQVLRRCSKIRYLNLASCEQVKLHELNFEIPKLKVLNLSFTSIDDETLYAISKSCSGLLQLLLKSCYEVTNNGIMHVVNNCTQLREIDLVNCRKLLPNIVDEVIFSRPSLRKLYISLYHNKRKLYSRDGCLVF